GCAGCCGCCACCGTTCGAGCCGCAGGCGGTTCGTCTCGTTTTGCATCGCGGACCACAGCGCGCCGCCCGCGCCCGCGAGCACGAGCGGCAGCACGAACCAGTAATGCCGGAGCACCTTGCTCGCGCCGAAGAGAATCTCGGTGGGCAGCGGCTTCTTCGCGCCGGCGAGCAGAGGCTCGAACCTGGGCACGAAGAACAGCAGCGCGCCGATCATCACTGCCGTGCCGAGCACCGTCAGCAGCGCGGGATAAATCAGCGCGCCGACCACGCGGCTGCGCAGTTCGTCGAGCCGCTCGATGAAGTGGGACAGGCTGCGCAGCACCTGCTCGAGGAATGCCGCGCGCTCGCCGGCCTGGACCATCGCGGTGTGCAGCAGCGGGAAGACTTCCGGAAACTGGCGCAGCGCGTCGGTGAACGTCTTGCCGTCCGCGACGGCCACGCGGACTTCCTTGAGCACGGCCTTGAGCTTGGGATTCACCGTGGATTTCACCATCGAGTCGAGCGCGCGGAGCATCGGCACGCCTGAACCGATGAGGTCGGCAAGCTGGCCATACATGATGCCGACATCGCGCGAGCGGACGCGCAGTCGCGCGCGGGTCGAGGCATCCGCCGCGCCCGCGGTGCCCGCGACGGTGACCGGAAACAACCGCTTCTCCTCAAGCAGCCGCAGCACCGCGCCCTCCGTCTCGGCCTCGAGAAAGCCCGTGACGCGTTCGCCGCCTTCGGTGACTGCCGTGTATTGGAACCTGGTCATCGCGTCACAGCGCCGTGCAGGTCAGCACTTCGTCCACGGTGGTTTCGCCGCGGCGGACTTTTTGCCAGCCGTCCTCGCGCAGAAGCCGCAGCCCGGATTCCCGCGCGCACGCCACGAGGCGCGGCGTGGTTTCGCGGACGAGGATGCGCGCGGCGATTTCCTCGTTCACCGTCATCAGCTCGAACAATCCCATGCGCCCGCGGAAGCCCGTCTTGCGGCAATGGTCGCAGCCCGCGCCGCGCAGGAGTTGTTCGCCCGCGCCGAGCATCAGGTCGCGCGGCAGCGTTGCGGCGTCCGGCGAATACGGCGCGCGGCACTTCGGGCATATCTTCCGCACCAGCCGCTGCGCCATCGAGCCGGTCAACGTGCTCGCGACGAGATATGGCTCCACTCCCAT
This is a stretch of genomic DNA from Verrucomicrobiota bacterium. It encodes these proteins:
- a CDS encoding type II secretion system F family protein; its protein translation is MTRFQYTAVTEGGERVTGFLEAETEGAVLRLLEEKRLFPVTVAGTAGAADASTRARLRVRSRDVGIMYGQLADLIGSGVPMLRALDSMVKSTVNPKLKAVLKEVRVAVADGKTFTDALRQFPEVFPLLHTAMVQAGERAAFLEQVLRSLSHFIERLDELRSRVVGALIYPALLTVLGTAVMIGALLFFVPRFEPLLAGAKKPLPTEILFGASKVLRHYWFVLPLVLAGAGGALWSAMQNETNRLRLERWRLRLPVVGTALRMVAVTRFCRILGTMLANGVPMLTALKISKDATGSPLLAAQIAAAADSVRDGKSLSAPLAAGGLIPEQIVAMISVAEESNKLDQVLIQIADTVERRTDRQVDQAVRLVEPLILCVVAAAIGFLALGLLLPIFTLASSLGRN